In a single window of the Agrobacterium vitis genome:
- a CDS encoding tetratricopeptide repeat protein — MRGKSCHMLALGLTAMLTLAGCQSTNQSSDMISIDRDQGSKENISSLSSVIASNPRDPGGYNVRGSAYGRAGEFQKALADFNTALQLNPNFYQAYANRALVYRNMGKPVEAANDYTAALKINGSYDVAYIGRGNIYRQAGRVDEAFQDFSKAIELDTTDGRAYHNRGLIFQLRGQHDKAIDDFSKAISLSPSAPEPYNGRGVSYLALNDDENAFADFNHAIDMNPKLAESWANQALVYERRGDKVKAAKSYAHALSLDGKYTPARDGLARTRGSTS, encoded by the coding sequence ATGCGCGGCAAAAGCTGCCATATGCTGGCGCTTGGCCTCACCGCCATGCTGACGCTTGCCGGATGCCAATCCACCAATCAGTCAAGCGACATGATCAGCATCGATCGCGATCAGGGCTCCAAGGAAAATATTTCCTCGCTGTCGTCGGTTATCGCGTCCAATCCACGCGACCCAGGCGGCTATAACGTGCGGGGCTCCGCCTATGGCCGGGCTGGCGAGTTCCAGAAGGCGCTGGCCGACTTCAACACCGCGCTGCAACTCAACCCGAATTTCTATCAGGCCTATGCCAACCGCGCGCTTGTCTATCGCAATATGGGCAAGCCGGTGGAAGCCGCCAATGATTATACCGCTGCGCTGAAGATCAATGGCAGCTATGATGTCGCCTATATCGGCCGTGGCAATATCTACCGCCAGGCGGGCCGGGTGGATGAGGCATTTCAGGATTTCTCCAAGGCAATCGAGCTGGATACCACCGATGGCCGCGCCTATCACAATCGTGGCCTGATCTTCCAGCTGCGTGGCCAGCACGACAAGGCGATCGACGATTTTTCCAAGGCGATCTCGCTGTCGCCCAGCGCGCCTGAGCCTTATAACGGCCGTGGCGTGAGCTATCTGGCGCTGAACGACGACGAAAACGCCTTTGCCGATTTCAACCATGCCATCGACATGAATCCGAAGCTGGCTGAATCCTGGGCCAATCAGGCGCTGGTCTACGAGCGGCGCGGCGACAAGGTCAAGGCGGCCAAGTCCTACGCCCATGCCCTGAGCCTGGATGGCAAATACACGCCTGCCCGCGATGGTCTTGCCCGCACACGCGGCTCGACAAGCTGA
- the rpsU gene encoding 30S ribosomal protein S21, producing the protein MQVLVRDNNVDQALRALKKKMQREGIFREMKMRDYYEKPSQKRAREKAEAVRRVRKLARKKMQREGLIAAPARPALGSR; encoded by the coding sequence GTGCAGGTACTTGTCCGCGATAACAACGTTGATCAGGCGCTTCGCGCCTTGAAGAAGAAGATGCAGCGCGAAGGCATCTTCCGTGAAATGAAAATGCGTGACTATTATGAAAAGCCGTCGCAAAAGCGCGCTCGCGAAAAGGCTGAAGCCGTTCGCCGCGTTCGCAAGCTGGCCCGCAAGAAGATGCAGCGCGAAGGCCTGATTGCCGCTCCGGCACGTCCGGCACTTGGCAGCCGCTAA